From the Acidicapsa ligni genome, one window contains:
- the purD gene encoding phosphoribosylamine--glycine ligase — MKVLIFGSGGREHALAWTIAKSGRVTEVVCAPGNGGIAGIARLVPVSLSDLDGMVQVAIAERPDLIVVGPELPLSLGLVDALQALGMRVFGPTKAAAMLESSKSFAKRFLQRHQIPTANYAVCTSAEDVEKAIEFFHAPIVVKADGLAAGKGVIICQSRRAALEAAQGLFSGKLLGSKEQQLVIEEFLLGEEVSFLCLSDGKHVAPLVAAQDHKRVGEGDTGPNTGGMGVYSMDTLLEPEMQEWVMHHIARPAIAGMASEDTPFVGVLYIGLMMTARGPQVLEFNARFGDPETQAILMRLDCETGCHLVDAMEACIDGRLSETEFRWKPGASACVIASSGGYPGSYETGLEITGLEQAAKVKGVQVFHSGTTLAGGKLYTNGGRVLGVTAAAPSLREALDLAYEAMGKIHFDGIYYRHDIGHRALNKSKNER; from the coding sequence ATGAAGGTTCTGATTTTTGGTTCGGGCGGCCGGGAGCATGCTCTGGCGTGGACGATAGCGAAGAGTGGTCGCGTGACCGAGGTTGTTTGCGCGCCGGGGAATGGCGGGATTGCGGGGATTGCGCGGCTGGTGCCGGTATCGCTCTCCGATCTGGATGGCATGGTGCAGGTTGCGATTGCCGAGCGGCCGGATCTGATCGTTGTGGGGCCGGAGTTGCCGCTTTCGCTGGGGCTGGTGGATGCTTTGCAGGCGCTTGGGATGAGGGTGTTTGGCCCCACAAAGGCTGCGGCGATGCTGGAGTCGAGCAAGTCGTTTGCGAAGCGGTTTTTGCAGAGACACCAGATTCCTACGGCGAACTATGCGGTTTGTACTTCGGCGGAAGATGTCGAGAAGGCGATCGAGTTTTTTCATGCTCCGATTGTGGTGAAGGCGGATGGCCTGGCTGCGGGCAAGGGCGTGATTATCTGCCAATCCCGGCGAGCGGCACTTGAGGCGGCGCAGGGTTTGTTCAGCGGAAAGCTGTTGGGCTCGAAGGAACAGCAACTGGTGATCGAGGAGTTTCTGCTGGGTGAGGAAGTGAGTTTCCTTTGCCTCTCCGATGGCAAGCATGTGGCTCCGCTGGTGGCGGCTCAGGATCACAAGCGCGTGGGCGAAGGCGATACGGGCCCGAATACGGGCGGTATGGGTGTGTATTCGATGGACACGCTGCTGGAGCCGGAGATGCAGGAGTGGGTGATGCATCATATTGCCCGGCCTGCGATTGCGGGGATGGCTTCGGAGGACACTCCTTTTGTGGGGGTGTTGTATATCGGGCTGATGATGACGGCTCGCGGACCGCAGGTGCTGGAGTTCAATGCACGGTTTGGCGATCCGGAGACACAGGCGATTCTGATGCGGCTGGATTGCGAGACGGGTTGCCACCTGGTGGACGCGATGGAGGCTTGCATCGATGGGCGGCTTTCGGAGACGGAGTTTCGGTGGAAGCCGGGTGCCAGCGCCTGCGTGATTGCCAGTTCGGGCGGGTATCCGGGGAGCTATGAAACGGGGCTGGAGATTACGGGCCTGGAGCAGGCGGCGAAGGTTAAGGGCGTGCAGGTGTTTCACTCTGGGACGACGCTGGCTGGAGGCAAGTTATACACCAACGGAGGCCGCGTGCTGGGGGTGACTGCGGCTGCGCCATCGCTGCGCGAGGCGCTGGATCTGGCGTATGAGGCGATGGGTAAGATTCATTTTGACGGAATCTACTATCGGCACGATATCGGGCACAGGGCTTTGAACAAATCCAAGAATGAGAGATAG
- the miaA gene encoding tRNA (adenosine(37)-N6)-dimethylallyltransferase MiaA yields MALSRRLVAFVVAPRDPLAVLILGPTGSGKTALALSLGKHFNGEIISCDSVAVYHGMDIGSAKPTLDERRQLPHHLIDVANPDQPFTAGDYSRQARAALHEIAARGHLPIVTGGTGLYLRAMTLGLFNGPARRDDLRARLTSSHQRHGANWLHRILTRVDPISASRIHANDIPKLIRAIEVCLAAKQPISAAFTAGEHPGRDPLTGFRLLRIGLNPPRQSLYERLNRRAAQMFQDGLVEETRQLLHQYGSVKALDSLGYRQALSVINKTATFSEATAAAQQGHRNYAKRQLTWFRREPEVHWTEDFGNTEAGIQSAIALIASNR; encoded by the coding sequence ATGGCTCTTTCCCGCAGGCTGGTGGCGTTTGTGGTAGCACCGCGCGATCCACTGGCAGTCCTGATCCTCGGCCCCACCGGCAGCGGCAAAACCGCCCTCGCACTCTCCCTCGGCAAACACTTCAACGGCGAAATCATCAGTTGCGACTCCGTAGCCGTCTACCACGGCATGGACATAGGCTCCGCCAAGCCCACTCTCGATGAGCGGCGCCAACTCCCCCATCACCTGATCGATGTCGCCAACCCCGACCAGCCCTTCACCGCCGGAGACTACAGCCGCCAAGCCCGCGCCGCGCTCCATGAAATCGCCGCTCGCGGCCACCTGCCCATCGTCACCGGAGGCACCGGCCTCTACCTGCGCGCCATGACCCTGGGACTCTTCAACGGCCCCGCCCGCCGCGACGATCTGCGCGCCCGCCTGACCAGCTCTCACCAACGCCACGGAGCAAACTGGCTGCACCGCATCCTCACTCGCGTCGATCCCATCTCCGCCAGTCGCATCCACGCCAACGACATTCCAAAACTCATCCGCGCCATCGAGGTCTGTCTGGCCGCCAAACAGCCAATCTCCGCAGCCTTCACCGCAGGCGAACATCCCGGCAGAGATCCCCTCACCGGCTTCCGCCTCCTGCGAATAGGCCTCAACCCTCCGCGCCAGTCTTTATACGAGCGCCTCAACCGCCGCGCCGCGCAGATGTTTCAGGACGGCCTGGTCGAAGAAACCCGGCAGTTACTCCATCAATACGGCTCCGTCAAAGCCCTCGACTCCCTCGGCTACCGGCAGGCACTGAGCGTCATCAACAAGACAGCCACATTCAGCGAAGCCACCGCCGCCGCCCAGCAGGGCCATCGCAACTACGCCAAGCGCCAGCTAACTTGGTTCCGCCGCGAACCCGAAGTCCACTGGACAGAGGATTTCGGCAATACCGAGGCTGGCATTCAGTCCGCCATCGCCCTCATCGCCTCAAATCGCTGA